The following are from one region of the Chitinivibrionales bacterium genome:
- the rfaE2 gene encoding D-glycero-beta-D-manno-heptose 1-phosphate adenylyltransferase, with the protein MKCNPFQKVFTTPFELQSHLESLRKQGKKLVTTNGCFDIIHSGHVQYLTDAARLGDLLVVGINSDESVRKLKGPNRPIQSEQNRAAVLASLCMIDAVFVFSEENPLAFLEILKPDIHVKGGDYPDNIIEKPVVEKYGGVIKIVSLKSGYSTSSIIEKIRSS; encoded by the coding sequence ATGAAATGCAACCCATTTCAAAAAGTTTTCACCACACCATTCGAATTACAGAGCCATCTGGAATCGCTCCGGAAACAAGGAAAGAAACTGGTTACCACCAACGGATGCTTTGATATTATTCATAGCGGCCATGTCCAATACCTTACCGATGCAGCCCGGCTTGGCGACCTCCTGGTTGTGGGTATTAATTCGGACGAGAGTGTTCGGAAATTGAAAGGGCCAAACCGTCCGATACAGTCCGAACAGAACCGGGCTGCAGTACTGGCTTCGTTGTGTATGATCGATGCTGTTTTTGTTTTTTCGGAAGAAAATCCGCTTGCTTTTCTTGAAATACTAAAACCGGATATTCATGTCAAAGGCGGTGATTATCCCGACAACATAATCGAAAAACCTGTTGTTGAAAAATATGGGGGCGTAATTAAGATAGTTTCACTGAAATCGGGTTATTCCACAAGCAGCATTATCGAAAAAATCCGCTCTTCATGA
- a CDS encoding PEGA domain-containing protein has translation MSGLFEVLKPTLEEGEIFNSGELKDKVEQFIDEGHRNIALDLSELKYLYSDAMNVVLNLNRKVLDVSGRLALLSPSKQVRQILESSGVYNFLKVYDTEDDLIRSSEDIIMQTSSFSLAALKRYQETHRPKPPQKPKSEYDDFRSEIESAMGPDTMGEQRQPEQYTPPPPQSYEQPSAPEPDIYTPSNREKSSYETSQPPRREPEPYEPPSRPQQPEPTSFKPPSEPPREEPRSFEPPSRPSQPEPAAFEPAPPPPPQYEPQTPDFEAEQEPPPQKAGERSSPPKRIDRWADDADDEFEPKKKSSFLPVIVIILIIAILGGAGYFFGPQLFKMVQQSEPTTEAPAVSETPEVPQLPVETPPEMTDSAGEETEDIEEASTAPVKKPSKPAPKRAPRRTVTRQPKRRPTTPSRPVTKTNRLTITSVPSGAQIKIDNKTLGTTPYRWEKPDVYGTIKVTARKEGFVPKTDFVQYEGGIKEHIIRLEKKPEPVAARPSTPAPSRPEPKPSKPAPAARPSTPSPAPAASKPEPTPAPSARAGSSTGEPATIFISSLPPIADVYMDGQHIGKTNRDKLKVRSGTHTMKFSKGGKETIKEMTFQPGNNPSRLVRIP, from the coding sequence ATGTCCGGCTTATTTGAAGTCCTCAAACCGACGCTGGAAGAGGGTGAGATTTTTAATTCGGGCGAATTAAAAGATAAAGTCGAACAGTTTATCGATGAAGGACATCGGAATATCGCTCTTGATTTGTCGGAGTTGAAATATCTCTATTCCGATGCCATGAATGTAGTGCTGAACCTGAACCGGAAAGTTCTTGATGTCAGCGGCCGTTTGGCATTGCTTTCTCCCAGCAAACAGGTACGCCAGATTCTCGAAAGCTCGGGGGTATATAACTTTCTGAAAGTCTACGATACCGAAGATGATCTTATTCGGAGTTCCGAAGATATTATCATGCAGACCTCCAGTTTCAGTCTTGCAGCCCTGAAACGATACCAGGAAACGCACCGTCCCAAACCTCCCCAGAAACCCAAATCCGAGTATGATGATTTTCGTTCTGAAATAGAATCTGCTATGGGTCCGGATACAATGGGAGAGCAGCGTCAGCCTGAGCAATATACTCCGCCCCCGCCGCAATCCTATGAGCAACCCTCGGCACCCGAACCGGATATTTATACGCCGTCCAATCGGGAAAAGTCATCCTACGAGACTTCGCAGCCGCCACGACGGGAACCGGAGCCCTATGAACCACCATCACGGCCGCAACAACCTGAACCGACCTCCTTTAAGCCGCCGTCCGAGCCGCCACGAGAGGAACCGCGTTCCTTTGAGCCACCTTCTCGACCATCGCAACCCGAACCAGCAGCATTCGAACCGGCTCCGCCGCCGCCACCACAGTATGAGCCTCAAACACCCGATTTTGAAGCAGAACAGGAACCGCCCCCCCAAAAAGCCGGGGAACGCAGTTCTCCACCTAAACGAATCGACCGGTGGGCCGACGATGCAGATGATGAATTTGAGCCAAAAAAGAAATCTTCATTTCTTCCGGTAATCGTTATTATCCTGATTATCGCAATTCTGGGTGGAGCAGGTTATTTCTTTGGGCCACAATTATTTAAGATGGTTCAGCAATCGGAACCAACAACGGAAGCACCTGCTGTATCGGAGACTCCCGAAGTTCCTCAATTGCCGGTGGAAACACCGCCGGAAATGACCGATTCTGCGGGAGAAGAAACAGAGGATATAGAAGAAGCTTCAACTGCTCCAGTTAAGAAACCGAGTAAACCGGCACCCAAACGAGCGCCTCGCAGGACTGTTACCCGACAGCCTAAACGCCGGCCAACCACACCATCACGCCCTGTAACAAAAACAAACAGGCTGACCATTACTTCAGTGCCCTCAGGTGCACAAATCAAAATTGATAATAAAACCCTTGGAACAACCCCCTATCGGTGGGAAAAACCCGATGTCTACGGCACAATCAAAGTTACCGCTCGTAAAGAAGGGTTTGTTCCCAAAACCGATTTTGTTCAGTACGAAGGCGGCATTAAGGAACACATAATCCGATTGGAAAAGAAACCTGAACCGGTAGCTGCACGACCCTCGACCCCGGCGCCTTCAAGGCCTGAACCCAAGCCGTCAAAACCTGCTCCTGCAGCACGGCCGTCAACGCCTTCTCCGGCACCGGCAGCATCCAAACCTGAGCCCACACCGGCACCATCAGCACGTGCAGGCAGTTCGACCGGCGAACCGGCAACAATATTCATTTCTTCCCTGCCACCCATTGCCGATGTCTATATGGACGGACAACATATCGGAAAAACCAATAGGGACAAGCTGAAAGTGCGTTCGGGTACCCATACCATGAAATTTTCAAAGGGTGGCAAAGAAACAATCAAGGAAATGACTTTTCAACCAGGAAATAATCCTTCACGACTCGTACGAATACCATAA
- a CDS encoding radical SAM protein produces MDFCNFVPTINCLKPPNKWQRMPPKNLDAKFEALGLQGYPKTATVEVTNRCNARCGICFIDHTAEHQDLSTEKMYFILDKLAANGVLNVLISGGEPFLRSDILQILEHAIGKDFFGLTLYTNGIVLNDDHIQFLIANRQWFTEIKMSAFSHDPKLNDACFNVPGATEKIVHNAERLAGGGLNVRFSVVALDCNVDTLQATEQFYAQRGFSIQASPFLICTPGKNGTKDPRNLKKFMPRYFNHYSRENIEAFKKVMNKRLANPGDHIRLCQGSVISIMVGPRGDITPCVSFRSMKIGSIFDQRPLNEILQSSPAYKRLKNMKKTDFEPCRSCRFVGFCDVCPGRIHTATGELVYAEPQTCEHARALYSLMRS; encoded by the coding sequence ATGGATTTTTGCAACTTTGTGCCGACAATAAATTGCTTGAAACCACCGAATAAATGGCAGCGTATGCCCCCGAAAAACTTAGACGCCAAATTTGAAGCTCTGGGCTTACAGGGATATCCCAAAACAGCCACCGTAGAGGTGACCAACCGGTGCAATGCCCGGTGCGGTATCTGCTTTATCGATCACACAGCAGAGCACCAGGACCTTTCAACAGAAAAAATGTATTTCATTCTGGATAAACTCGCAGCCAACGGTGTCCTCAATGTGCTGATCAGCGGTGGCGAGCCCTTTCTCCGCAGCGATATTCTCCAAATACTGGAGCACGCAATCGGGAAGGATTTTTTTGGTCTTACCCTGTATACCAACGGGATAGTGCTTAATGATGACCATATACAATTTTTGATTGCCAACCGGCAGTGGTTTACTGAGATTAAAATGTCGGCCTTTTCTCATGATCCAAAGCTCAATGATGCCTGTTTTAATGTTCCCGGCGCCACAGAAAAGATAGTGCATAATGCGGAGCGTCTCGCCGGTGGGGGACTGAACGTGCGGTTTTCGGTTGTGGCGCTGGATTGCAATGTCGATACACTTCAGGCAACCGAACAATTCTACGCACAGCGGGGATTCTCGATTCAAGCCTCCCCTTTTCTTATCTGTACCCCCGGAAAGAACGGGACAAAGGACCCCCGGAATTTAAAAAAATTTATGCCCCGCTATTTCAACCATTACTCGAGGGAGAATATCGAAGCCTTCAAAAAGGTTATGAACAAACGGCTGGCCAATCCCGGTGACCATATCAGGCTTTGTCAGGGAAGTGTCATATCGATCATGGTTGGTCCCCGGGGTGATATAACTCCTTGCGTATCATTCCGGTCTATGAAAATCGGGTCTATTTTTGACCAACGGCCACTGAATGAAATCCTTCAGTCTTCACCAGCCTATAAACGTCTCAAGAACATGAAAAAGACCGATTTTGAACCCTGCAGGAGTTGCAGGTTTGTGGGATTCTGTGATGTGTGTCCCGGAAGAATCCATACCGCAACCGGAGAACTGGTGTATGCCGAACCGCAGACCTGTGAACATGCCCGGGCCCTCTATTCACTTATGCGGTCGTAG
- a CDS encoding peptidoglycan DD-metalloendopeptidase family protein: MKQDLISKEFKNRVKHKRDHKKAKRPLVLSLFIILTVTLSWHFCRDGEVKPPSQRTLQGHTAIPSPPPAPVRHFINYIVKPGDTFGNILVSHGISDKNALQYYRHLLSMGLSALYPGDSLVFTLKPDSSLEKVSLLSRLQYWYHMTIEDLRIKAEKEPIATSTHLCIARGELLTSLSEAMYEIEIGDALAAQLTDIFAWDINFFIDPKKGDTFEVIFEKKYASGHFIGYGSILAAKYINNGKEFYALALPDEEGKINHYDCNGKSVQKQFLKAPLRYSRISSGYSYNRRHPILGIVRPHLGVDYAAPRGTPVYAPADGVVSFIGTKGGYGKHIRIRHGASYETYYGHLNSYARGIGRGTRIKQGQMIGTVGSTGLSTGPHLDYRMKLGSRFVNPLTISVPPKDGVTEESRPRFDALRHEYLSLMRFRCADTAGCFIISIIENDNSIDHKIKVFARNTSSSNDSKSNS, from the coding sequence TTGAAACAAGATCTTATTTCGAAAGAATTCAAAAATCGCGTAAAACATAAAAGGGACCATAAAAAAGCCAAAAGGCCGCTTGTGTTGTCCCTGTTCATTATTCTTACGGTTACACTTTCCTGGCATTTTTGTCGTGACGGCGAGGTAAAGCCACCTTCGCAGCGTACTCTCCAGGGGCATACGGCGATCCCATCTCCTCCCCCCGCACCGGTCCGCCATTTTATTAATTATATCGTAAAACCGGGAGATACATTCGGTAATATTCTTGTCTCCCATGGTATTTCCGATAAAAATGCACTCCAGTATTACCGTCACCTTCTTTCTATGGGCCTGTCCGCTCTTTATCCGGGTGATTCACTCGTCTTTACACTTAAGCCGGACAGCAGCCTTGAAAAAGTCTCTCTCCTCAGCAGGCTTCAGTACTGGTATCATATGACTATCGAGGATCTTCGAATAAAAGCAGAAAAAGAACCGATTGCCACCTCAACCCACCTCTGTATCGCGCGAGGTGAACTGTTGACCAGCCTTTCGGAAGCGATGTATGAGATTGAGATCGGTGATGCACTTGCTGCACAGCTGACCGATATCTTCGCCTGGGATATAAATTTCTTTATCGACCCGAAAAAAGGCGATACTTTTGAGGTCATCTTTGAAAAGAAATATGCCAGTGGTCATTTCATCGGTTATGGCTCAATTCTTGCCGCCAAATATATTAACAACGGAAAAGAATTCTATGCGCTTGCACTGCCTGATGAAGAGGGCAAAATCAATCATTATGATTGTAACGGCAAATCGGTGCAGAAGCAGTTTCTCAAGGCGCCGCTCCGTTACAGCCGGATTTCATCGGGATATTCCTACAACAGGAGACACCCCATACTCGGCATCGTCAGGCCCCATCTGGGGGTCGATTATGCGGCCCCGCGGGGGACGCCGGTGTATGCCCCGGCCGATGGAGTCGTGTCGTTTATAGGAACAAAAGGTGGCTATGGAAAACATATCAGGATACGCCATGGAGCTTCATACGAGACCTATTACGGCCATCTGAACAGCTATGCCCGGGGGATCGGAAGAGGTACCCGAATAAAACAGGGACAAATGATCGGAACCGTCGGAAGTACCGGCCTTTCCACCGGACCTCATCTGGATTACCGTATGAAACTGGGCTCACGCTTTGTTAATCCACTCACGATATCGGTTCCTCCGAAAGATGGTGTTACTGAAGAAAGCCGGCCCAGGTTCGATGCATTACGACACGAATACCTCTCTCTTATGCGGTTTCGCTGTGCCGATACCGCCGGCTGTTTCATAATCTCAATAATCGAAAACGATAATAGTATCGACCATAAAATCAAAGTATTCGCACGGAATACATCATCATCCAATGATAGCAAATCAAATTCTTGA
- a CDS encoding STAS domain-containing protein: MGKGRVMELAMTEKGDVKLLHFIGKISSTGSVQMADMIAAFSKSEYKKIVIDFTKTSFIDTVGISKLVESCKKIQNSEKELAIVAEGAIRQLFFDIYFNRLFEIADSLDKALQGNSSTPIAPAPRVK, encoded by the coding sequence ATGGGAAAAGGAAGGGTTATGGAATTGGCAATGACAGAAAAGGGGGACGTAAAGCTCCTTCATTTTATCGGAAAGATCTCGAGTACCGGGTCGGTTCAGATGGCTGATATGATCGCGGCATTCTCCAAAAGCGAATATAAGAAAATTGTTATCGACTTCACAAAAACCAGCTTTATCGATACGGTTGGTATCAGCAAGCTGGTAGAATCGTGCAAAAAAATACAGAATTCAGAAAAAGAACTGGCAATAGTAGCCGAAGGTGCAATCCGCCAATTGTTTTTTGATATCTATTTTAACCGCCTTTTTGAGATAGCAGATTCCCTCGATAAGGCTCTTCAAGGCAATTCTTCGACGCCTATCGCCCCGGCGCCACGAGTGAAATAA
- a CDS encoding PqqD family peptide modification chaperone: MNYTLKPNLSIKKVADELFVLNRETSEICSFNSTGAFIFECLQQGKPFEDIADQLTENFEVSIETAHKDLDGFLQLCADNKLLETTE, encoded by the coding sequence ATGAACTACACCTTGAAACCGAACCTTTCAATAAAAAAAGTTGCCGATGAACTCTTTGTGCTCAACCGGGAAACATCGGAGATCTGCAGTTTCAACAGCACGGGAGCATTCATCTTCGAATGTCTGCAACAGGGAAAGCCATTCGAAGACATTGCCGATCAATTAACCGAAAACTTCGAGGTTTCGATTGAAACCGCCCACAAAGATCTGGATGGATTTTTGCAACTTTGTGCCGACAATAAATTGCTTGAAACCACCGAATAA
- a CDS encoding glycosyltransferase produces MKTPRVSVIVPIYNMAATLPETLQSLLAQSWSDFEVIVINDGSTDTTESVIKNTAAMHPSLIAHDQPHGGKVSALNRGIALSSGDFITIVDADDTLPENSLRDRAEFLHATPDAMAVYGNADYINKEGKPYRTRSSYPVFRKNDIVCNFRAPIIGPTLMVRKVCMNRIAPLDETLLRSIDKYLALEIFSCGQVFFLDKVVYNYRTYPGQSSCAKRFRQWYDLSRIINRHFDNPTQSRVLIKQTVFHLMKAFYESFTWQK; encoded by the coding sequence ATGAAAACACCCCGTGTCAGCGTAATCGTTCCGATTTATAATATGGCGGCAACCCTGCCGGAAACCCTGCAGAGCCTGCTTGCTCAATCCTGGTCCGATTTTGAAGTAATAGTCATTAATGACGGCTCGACCGATACCACTGAGTCGGTTATAAAAAACACCGCTGCAATGCACCCCTCTCTTATTGCTCACGATCAGCCCCACGGTGGAAAAGTATCCGCTCTCAACCGTGGCATTGCGCTCTCTTCCGGCGATTTCATTACTATCGTCGATGCCGATGATACCTTACCGGAAAATAGTCTTCGGGACAGAGCGGAATTTCTTCATGCCACCCCTGATGCGATGGCGGTATACGGCAATGCCGACTATATTAACAAAGAGGGCAAACCGTATCGCACCCGCAGTTCTTACCCTGTTTTCAGGAAAAACGATATCGTATGTAACTTTCGGGCGCCCATTATCGGACCGACCCTTATGGTCAGGAAAGTATGTATGAACCGGATTGCCCCATTGGATGAAACACTCTTACGGTCGATCGATAAATATCTGGCTCTTGAAATATTTTCCTGCGGCCAGGTGTTCTTTCTGGATAAAGTTGTTTACAATTACCGCACCTACCCCGGCCAGAGCAGTTGTGCGAAGCGATTCAGACAATGGTACGATTTATCCAGAATAATTAACCGCCATTTCGACAACCCCACACAAAGTAGGGTGCTGATAAAGCAAACGGTATTTCATCTGATGAAAGCGTTCTATGAGTCCTTTACCTGGCAAAAATAA
- a CDS encoding gfo/Idh/MocA family oxidoreductase codes for MNPIKIGVIGAGVLGGYHLNKCVNNPSVDCIGFYDSSQQRAEEVEKSCGLKAFDSIDSLIDSADAVIIAVPCSAHLETGLAALRAGKHVLLEKPLADSYDNGEKLVEAAERQNCILHVGHSEIFNPAFERLVAFSPAPRFMEIHRLAEFSPRGTDVSVILDLMVHDLHLVYRLCKEEPDYGAIAATGVPVISPDIDIANVRLSFPSGLVVNCTASRVSIKRMRKLRLFQKNTYFSVDLDTRKFERCYLDPAYSADQLPVVCDTEKPAAGDALEKELDAFVNAINGEENGNRGGTTGNEALIVLKITDAIMKKIQIS; via the coding sequence ATGAATCCGATTAAAATCGGAGTAATCGGCGCAGGAGTTTTAGGTGGTTATCACCTTAACAAATGTGTTAACAATCCTTCGGTGGATTGTATCGGGTTTTATGACAGCAGTCAACAACGCGCCGAGGAGGTTGAAAAGAGCTGCGGCCTGAAAGCTTTTGACAGTATTGATTCACTCATCGATTCCGCCGATGCCGTTATTATTGCGGTTCCCTGCAGCGCCCATCTTGAAACCGGCCTCGCTGCGCTCAGGGCCGGAAAACACGTTCTTTTGGAAAAACCTCTCGCCGATTCGTATGACAACGGCGAAAAGCTTGTCGAGGCCGCGGAGCGGCAAAACTGCATATTGCATGTTGGGCACTCGGAGATCTTCAATCCGGCATTCGAACGGCTTGTTGCATTCAGCCCCGCACCACGGTTTATGGAAATTCATCGACTTGCAGAATTTTCCCCCCGTGGAACGGATGTATCGGTCATTCTGGATCTCATGGTTCATGATCTTCATCTGGTGTATCGCCTCTGCAAAGAAGAACCCGATTATGGCGCTATTGCCGCTACCGGGGTACCGGTTATCTCACCGGATATCGACATCGCCAATGTCCGGCTGAGTTTTCCATCAGGGCTGGTCGTTAACTGTACGGCGAGCCGTGTTTCGATAAAGCGGATGCGAAAGTTGCGGCTGTTTCAGAAAAACACCTATTTTTCAGTTGATCTTGACACAAGAAAATTCGAGCGGTGTTATCTCGATCCGGCATATTCAGCGGACCAGCTGCCCGTTGTATGCGATACCGAAAAACCGGCGGCAGGAGATGCTTTGGAAAAAGAACTCGACGCTTTTGTGAATGCAATAAATGGTGAAGAAAACGGCAACCGCGGAGGAACGACCGGGAACGAAGCGTTAATTGTGCTTAAGATCACCGATGCAATTATGAAGAAAATACAAATCAGCTGA